CTGTTCATGTGACGGAGGAATGTTTGCGGGGTGTGATTGGCCACCCGCAAGGCAGAGCTTCGCCAGCCTGGGGCTGCATTGAACTCTGCTGGTGGCTGCTTCTCATTCGAGCTGCACAGCTCACTCATTACTAGAGTAGGTTTTCACTTCTGATTTCAGTGATGTTTCATCAAAATGTATAGATCAATGGTAATATACTTATGAGCGTATTTAGTTCATAACGATATTTTGAGCAAGCGCTGCTCAGTGGACTGGACGTCTTTATAGGGAGTTGTATGCTTCTGTAGAgctttgtcatttaaaaatcacattttatgaAATACACGTTTTGTATTAGAATTTGTTAATGTACTGctataatttgcttttatttgtataaAAGGTGTCAATATATCTAGATCAACAAAGTAAAAAAGTTCAGTGTTTTTCATATTCTGACTCTTAGAATGACCTGTGTGGTAAAGATATGGAGTAACTCTAacaggctggggagcagggagtgTTGTCACTAAGTCAGTATGTGATGTCTTCTGCTGATGCAGCTCTTTGGACCTTGACTGCTTGTGCTGTGATACTGGCAAGGTAAGCGGTACTTGGTCTGTCGCTCACTGCTGTGGTAGTGGGAATGACGGAAAGGCAAGGTAGATATCCCAAATACCTTCATCTCCTCACTCCAGGAATTCCCATCTTTCAATTCCAGCCATCTGTTTCTCGGGGAGAGAAATCTGAACTGGGGGATATGGCAGGAAGGCTTGGTGCTTAGTTGTCATTGAGCTTCTcttttgggcagcctggtctagtggttggcaaccctgcactcagcaggggggttgaaactcgaggatctttgaggtccttttcaacccaggccattctatgattttcctaAAATACAGGCAAGGTAAAAGCAAGTTACTTAGAGAGTTTTGATACTGTTTAACTAGGACAGTGAAGCTGAAGTTAACCTTAGATGTTCTGTATGATTTGTTCAGCCTTTTCAGTAGATTTCTCTTGATGGATTACGTCTGCTATTGGCTGTTGTAAGTTCCCGTGCTGTGAAGCACACCAGAGGGTGTGTTCTTCCACTGTAGTTGGACAGTCCTCTTGGCATTTCCTTGCCAAGCGCTCAGGAAACGGACAGCTTTGGCCCCATGGCATGGGGAAAGGAGGATGAAGTCTGATTTCCCAATGCTGTAGCTGAAATCAGTCAAGGTACTGGAGTATCTGGGCTGGAAGGCTTGTAGGCCTACTCGATGGCTGGTTCCTTTGGTCCCACAGCTTGGACGCTGTGCGGACTAGAAAATGATCATGTTACAGAATGATTgtgtattttctctcttaaatgCAAGGTGTATAAAAGCAGGGAGCACAACTAAGCAGAGTTCAAAGTGACCTGTAACGTCTGAAGCAAGAATGAATGGGTGATGTGTTTGCTGGAGACAGGGAAAGCAGGAGTGCATCTTTGAGCCTGGCAGCTGGGACCGTCCCTGGAAACTGCCGAATACGAGAGCTTACTTTCTACCGGCTGACTGTGAATGTAACAAGAAATATGATGTTATTCATTCCCCTCACCTGTGTGAATTTCAGCAGGAAGACATCCCACTCAAATGCTTGAGTTAAATAGGTTTCTGTGGGTTtgtgcttggggaaaaaaaaaaacaaacctctacTGATCCCATTTTCCCTTTAGAGGATTAAGTTAGCAGATTTCCCCTGTAGACCACAGGTGAGCTCATGAGCTCAATGCTCTCACATTAGCTCTGACGCTCCTGACATCACACGAGAATTCaacaaattgtttttaattccctttAACAGAGGTTCAAGTTTCTCCATTCTTATGCTTTGAATCAAATCAGTGTGTACCTGTGTGCTCTCTTTGGCTGCGGCAGGCCCTTCATTCACCTTGAGCCTAAGGAAACTGCAGTTTGCTTCCCCTATCACTGGTTAACTGCTGTGTAGTAATACCCTCCCATTCTGCAAGCGGCTTAAAAGCAAGCGACCAGACTTCCCTTCGAACTGGTTGTACTTCTGTGTATAAGCATCCCACTGACCAAAGCACAGGAAAGGGGGGGAGAGTAGCTGCCAAGCCACTTCAGCCCTAGCCAGGAATGGAACTCTAACGGTGCTGCAGCACTACTACTGCAAGCAAGGCTTTGATTATGCATTGTAACAGGTTCTTTGCGTTCCATCTGTGATAGAAAACTGTCACACAAATTCAGGGAagagaaatctgtattttgttgACAGTGCAGGTGAAGGAAGCAAACTGGGGGGAAGATAACCCCCACACCATATAACGCATTCACTGCCCCTTCCCACCTCACCAAACCTCTCCTTCATGAACTGTGGAACAGCCTATAGGCCCCAGTCATACAAACCAAAGAAATGCAGTGTAAGGCACAGATGGAGGGAAGCAGGCACTCAAACCAGCGTACAGCGGGATTGGTTGCACCAGGTCCTTGTACTGCTCGTGTCCCACTCCCAGTGGCAGCCAGGTGCCGGCTGTTGCCACGTTGTGACAGCTGCCTCTTGCTCAGCCTCCAGCGCTGTGagtcagagctgtgctggagccacATCAGGTTGCCCTTAGGCAGCTGTTGTCCATAGGTGCACACAGCTGTCAGTCAGAGATGCTTGCTATGCAACTTGTACGAAGGCAGCTTCTTTTCTGTGGCCTAGCAAAACTTGCCCCAAACAAGTTtgattaaaagcattttatatttcactGCTAATACCATCCAAGGAGCGCTCCAGAATCCTTAAGCATATTCTGGCAAAAGCACGGTTTAGTTCTGCTGGAAGCAATTAAACACCAGAAGATGTTTTGCTTCCAATAGGCAAAGGAACCTCTTCATAAACTATTTTGAGATAAGGAAACTTCATAGGTAAAAACCAGTATTCCAAGTTGTAAAAGAGGTAAAACTGATGGTTCAAGATGACACgatcaattatttttaagagatcCACAAGAAACTCTCTGACTGTCTTGTGAGGTTTGAAGGGATAGTAGAAGTCTCTTATAGCCGCCGCCAGTGTCTTGTTCCCTAGAGGTCCAAAAATTGATGTTTCGTTTCCCAAATAAATAGGTTCTCCACTGAATAAAATTATGCTGGTATAGTTTGTTTGGATCTTATTGAACGTAGCTCCTAGGTCAGCCAGCTTCTGGTACGTTCTCAGTATGAATTTAGAACATTCGTAAGAGTCAAACCATACAACTGATTTTTTGTCAGGACTTGCTTGAACTGTCCAGGTCTCATAGTAAATGCCTGTCTCGTTGTCATACTTCACCCATTTTGCCATTTCATTAAACATGGTTCCTGTAAGAGATGGAAACAAGTATTACAGAG
The Numida meleagris isolate 19003 breed g44 Domestic line chromosome 1, NumMel1.0, whole genome shotgun sequence genome window above contains:
- the CLN5 gene encoding ceroid-lipofuscinosis neuronal protein 5 — translated: MSAAGCHRWRLLLLLAAACGPCLSGGSHAPQRRWPVPYRRFDFRPKTDPYCQARYTFCPTGSAIPVMKEEDTIEVYRLQAPVWEFKYGDLLGHLKIMHDAVGFKSSLTGKNYTMEWYELFQLGNCTFPHLRPGMDAPFWCNQGAACFYEGIDDAHWKENGTLVLVTKISGTMFNEMAKWVKYDNETGIYYETWTVQASPDKKSVVWFDSYECSKFILRTYQKLADLGATFNKIQTNYTSIILFSGEPIYLGNETSIFGPLGNKTLAAAIRDFYYPFKPHKTVREFLVDLLKIIDRVILNHQFYLFYNLEYWFLPMKFPYLKIVYEEVPLPIGSKTSSGV